In Microbacterium sp. zg-Y818, the genomic window TCCGAGGCTCCCGCCCAGCAGGCTCCTGCCGCCGAGGCTCCCGCCCAGCAGGCTCCTGCTCCGCAGGCAGCTCCCGCCGAGGCTGCCCCGGCTCAGCAGCAGGCTCAGGCGACCTCGCCTTCGCTCTCGGTCGCTGCCGACGACGACTCGCTCACGTACGTGACCCCGCTCGTGCGTCGCCTGGCGCAGCAGCAGGGCGTGGATCTGTCCACGGTCAAGGGCACCGGCGTGGGTGGTCGCATCCGCAAGGAAGACGTGCTCGCCGCCGCCGAGGCTGCAGCCAAGCCGGCCGAGTCCGCTCCCGCTGCAGCGGCGGCGCCCGCCGCTCCTGCGGCTCCGGCGCTGGAAGTGTCGCCGCTGCGTGGCACGACCCAGCCGATGTCGCGCCTGCGCAAGGTGCTCGCCGAGCGTGCCGTCGCGTCGATGCAGCAGACGGCGCAGCTGACGACGGTCGTCGAGGTCGACGTCACCAAGCTGGCGAACTACCGCGACAAGATGAAGGGCACGTTCCAGGAGAAGACCGGCGACAAGCTGTCGTTCCTGCCGTTCTTCGCACTGGCCGCGGCCGAGGCGCTCAAGGCGTTCCCCGTGATCAACTCCACGGTGGACGGCGACAAGATCGTCTACCCCGCCAGCGAGAACCTTTCGATCGCTGTGGACACCGAGCGAGGACTCCTCACCCCGGTTCTCCGTGACGCCGGTGACAAGACCATCGCCCAGATCGCCCACGAGATCGCCGACCTCGCGTCTCGCACCCGCAACAACAAGCTGAAGCCCGACGAGCTGGCCGGCGGCACGTTCACGCTGACCAACACCGGATCGCGCGGCGCGCTGTTCGACACCCCGGTGGTGTTCCTTCCGCAGACGGCGATCCTGGGTACCGGCATCGTCGTGAAGCGCCCGGGCATCGTGTCGGTGGACGGAAAGGATGCCATCTCGGTGCGCTCCTACGTCTACCTCGCACTGTCGTACGACCACCGTGTCGTCGACGGCGCCGACGCTGCGCGCTTCCTGGGTGCGGTCAAGGCACGCCTGGAGGCGGCGGACTTCGAGGGCTCCCTCGGAATCTGACCCCGGCACCTCTCACAGCTGATCCGCGACGTCGTAGGCGTCGCGGATCAGCCATGTGTGGCCGGCGTCGACGATGACCAGCAGGCGATCCGGGGCGACCCCCTCCGCCGACACGCGCAGGACCGCCACTCCCCCGTAGTCGTCGACGAGCGTGATCTGGCGCTCGGCGGGCGGCAGTGCGAGCACGCCCTCGATCGCAGGCCGTCCCGGCGACTCCCGCAGCGCGCTCAGGCAGGCGTCGTCGACGCACGCCGCGGCGGCGGCGAGCAGGGCCTCGGCGGCCGCGACCGGATCGCCGGCCGGCGTCGGGGTCTGGGTCGGGGCCTGCGAAGGGGTGTCTGTCGACAGCGGGGCGCCGCGCGTCCCGGGCGTAGGCGCCGTCGCCGTCGCGGGGCCGTCATCCGAGGGCCACAGCAACCCGCCCGCCAGGACGATGCCAGCGACCACGCATCCCGCCAGCATCGGCCTGATGCGCGTCGCCCGCGTGCCGGCGGAGACGCCGGCGGTCGCGGGTGGCCTGCCGACGGGGCGCCTGGCCGGCCGTGCCGCGCGTCGTGTCGCCCGCCGCTCCCGGCGCTGCCGCCACCTTCGCCGCAATTCCTCGCCCGCCTGCGCGACCTGCTCGGCGACCTCGCTGTCGACGTGGCGCTCCACCGCGCCTCGCAACGCTGCACCCGCACCCGCACCCGCGCCGGGTCGCGCCGTGACCGAGACCGTGAGTGCTCGGGCTGGTCCGGGAAGGGCGGTCAGCAGCGGCGCCGCCTGCGCCGCCGCGAACAGGGCGTCCTCGGCGCGCTCGAGGGCGTCTCGAAGCGGATCTTCGAGGGCAGCGCCCGCTGCCCGCAGAGCATCGGCGAGCCCGCCCTGGGCGTCGGCGCACATCAGACCCAGGATGTGGCGCGAGGCATCGGCGACCGGGGTCGTGCCGCCCAACGCGAGGACGGGGCGGCCTTCATCGGTCACCCACCACTGGCCGCACGCACCCGGCCCGGCCTCGTCGGTGCCGCGCAGCACGCTCACCGCGACGGTCACGCACTCCCCTGCCGAAGGCGGGACCTGCGCCTCTCGTCGTTCGTGAAGCACGTGGTCCAACCTGCCGTGACACAGCGCGAACACCGCCTCGTGGCCGGACGCGGTGCGCACGACCTCGCTCGGCGCGAGGATGTGGCCGTCGGGCTCCGCGCGCCACACCGCGGTGCCCTCGAGCAGGTCAACGTCGACATGCAGGGCGCTGTGCCCGTCGTCGTGTCGCACGATGGTGCCCGGCCAGGGTGCTCCCTCCCGCACGACGCGGAGCACCGCCCCGCCTCCGGGGAGGGGCGTCGACCCGACGAGGCGTGCGTCGCTGTGCATGCGACGAGTCTGCGCGAGCGTCCCCTCGGCGGGACGGCTGGAGGCGGCATCCGGGGATGCATCGCCGTGACGCAGTCCTGTGCAGGAGACGAGGTGGCGAAAGGTAGGCTGGAGGGTATGGCCGCACGCACGCCCGCACCAGAGAAGCGCCCGGGTTTCTTCTCCCAGATCAAGTCGCTGTTCGTCTTCACCAAGAACGTCTATCCGTGGCTCGGATGGGTCCTGATCGGGATCATCGTGCTGGGCATCGCGCTCGGCATCCTGGTCGGATTCCTGATCCCGCCCTTCGCCGTCTGGAGCGTCATCCTCTGGGGCCTCAGCGGTCTCATGGCCGGTTTCCTCGGCGCGATGATCACGATGACGAGACTGTCGACGCGTGCGATGTACCAGAAGCTCGACGGGATGCCGGGTGCAGCGGGTCACATCCTCTCAACCGGCCTCGGTCGCAAGTGGCAGGCCACGGAGATGCCCGTCGGCGTGAACCCCAAGACCCAGGATGCGGTGTATCGAGTGATCGGTCGCGGCGGTGTGGTCATCGTCGGTGAGGGGTCTCGCGGTCGCCTCACGCGGCTGGTCGCCGACGAGCGCGCCAAGGTGCAGCGCGTGGCATCCGGCGTGCCGGTGACCGTGCTCTACGTCGGCCACGGCGAGGACGAGGTGCCGATCTCGAAGCTGGCATCCACCATCAAGGCGCTGCCGAAGAAGATCGACCGGGCGACCATGGCCGCCGTCATCAAGCGCGTGGACTCGGTGTCGAAGTCTGTGACGTCGCTGCCGATCCCCAAGGGCATCGACCCCACCAAGGTGCGCGCGCCCCGTCCCCGCTGAGCGGGCGTCGGGGTCTCACCCGCGGACGAGCACCGTTCCGGCGGCCTTGTCGTGAAGACCCCGCTGGTCGGCGTCCCAGATCGCGGCGGGGATGACGATCACCAGCAGCAGCGTGCGCACGATCGGACGCCACAGCCCCGGCCAGCCACCGGTGGCGAGGTTCACCCGCATGCCGAGCAGGCGGTGCCCCGGGCTGCCGCCGAGCGTGGGGATGAACAGCACCTGCAGAACCGCGAAGATCGACAGGATCAGCAGGGGTGGCGCGGAGTAGTCCCCCGACGTGGCGAGCGTGATCGCGATGGCGATGATGTAGGCGCTCGTGTAATCGATGAAGAGCGCTCCGACGCGACGCCCCAGCGGGGCGATACTCCCCGGTCCGTCGGCGGGAAGACCCAGCCGCTCGCCGGGATAGACGTTGTCGACAGGCGTTTCGGGCACGTATCAAGCCTAACCGGCTCCACGTAACACGCCCGAAACACGGGAGATACTGCAGGGCAACCCCCTCGGGATAGGTTCGATAGTGCCCGTCCCGACGGGTCCCGACACAAGCCCCACCTTTGGAGAGCGCATGTTCCGTGATTCATCAGAGGTGCTGAAGTTCATCCAGGACGAGGACGTCAAGTTCCTCGACATCCGTTTCACGGATCTTCCCGGTGTGCAGCAGCACTTCAACATCCCCGCATCCACGGTCGACGA contains:
- the sucB gene encoding 2-oxoglutarate dehydrogenase, E2 component, dihydrolipoamide succinyltransferase, whose amino-acid sequence is MSTSVVLPALGESVTEGTVTRWLKQVGDTVEADEGLLEISTDKVDTEIPSPVSGVIEEILVQEDDTVEVGAVLAKIGDGSGASAPAAEAPAAETPAAAATAPAAAPAAEQPAPAEQPAPAEQPAPAADTDTSDAKDVLLPELGESVTEGTVTRWLKQVGDEIAVDEPLMEISTDKVDTEIPSPYAGTLLEILVQEDETVEVGSALARIGSGAPAAAPAQQDSAPAAEAAQEAPAQAPEASEAPAQQAPAAEAPAQQAPAPQAAPAEAAPAQQQAQATSPSLSVAADDDSLTYVTPLVRRLAQQQGVDLSTVKGTGVGGRIRKEDVLAAAEAAAKPAESAPAAAAAPAAPAAPALEVSPLRGTTQPMSRLRKVLAERAVASMQQTAQLTTVVEVDVTKLANYRDKMKGTFQEKTGDKLSFLPFFALAAAEALKAFPVINSTVDGDKIVYPASENLSIAVDTERGLLTPVLRDAGDKTIAQIAHEIADLASRTRNNKLKPDELAGGTFTLTNTGSRGALFDTPVVFLPQTAILGTGIVVKRPGIVSVDGKDAISVRSYVYLALSYDHRVVDGADAARFLGAVKARLEAADFEGSLGI
- a CDS encoding DUF4191 domain-containing protein; translation: MAARTPAPEKRPGFFSQIKSLFVFTKNVYPWLGWVLIGIIVLGIALGILVGFLIPPFAVWSVILWGLSGLMAGFLGAMITMTRLSTRAMYQKLDGMPGAAGHILSTGLGRKWQATEMPVGVNPKTQDAVYRVIGRGGVVIVGEGSRGRLTRLVADERAKVQRVASGVPVTVLYVGHGEDEVPISKLASTIKALPKKIDRATMAAVIKRVDSVSKSVTSLPIPKGIDPTKVRAPRPR
- a CDS encoding RDD family protein; this translates as MPETPVDNVYPGERLGLPADGPGSIAPLGRRVGALFIDYTSAYIIAIAITLATSGDYSAPPLLILSIFAVLQVLFIPTLGGSPGHRLLGMRVNLATGGWPGLWRPIVRTLLLVIVIPAAIWDADQRGLHDKAAGTVLVRG